A window of the Helianthus annuus cultivar XRQ/B chromosome 4, HanXRQr2.0-SUNRISE, whole genome shotgun sequence genome harbors these coding sequences:
- the LOC110912561 gene encoding protein N-terminal glutamine amidohydrolase isoform X2 encodes MMASASSDVSQFHHTPSYCEENVYLLCKKLCADGVVDASDLFVVFISNEHKHIPLWHQKASHRADGIILWDYHVICVQKRKQAKSVDLVWDLDSTLSFPSTLASYVSDGIRPSFELFSEFQRVFRIVHAPLFLRYFASDRRHMKDSEGNWMSPPPEYKPIVAQDGTVHNLNQFIEMSTKDVLEDVGEDSVNAVFTKQLGVLVGESQLEQFFSCISS; translated from the exons ATGATGGCTTCTGCTTCCTCCGATGTTTCTCAATTTCATCACACACCTTCTTACTG TGAAGAGAATGTGTATTTGCTCTGCAAGAAATTGTGTGCAGACGGAGTAGTTGATGCCTCTGATCTCTTCGTCGTCTTCATCTCCAATGAGCATaaacat ATCCCATTGTGGCATCAGAAAGCCAGCCATAGAGCCGATGGGATCATTCTCTGGGATTACCATGTTATTTGCGTTCAG AAAAGAAAACAAGCAAAGTCTGTGGATCTAGTATGGGATTTGGATTCAACTCTCTCGTTTCCATCAACTCTAGCATCCTATGTATCGGATGGTATCCGGCCCTCATTTGAGCTCTTCTCTGAATTTCAAAG GGTCTTTCGTATAGTGCATGCTCCATTGTTTCTCCGTTATTTTGCCTCCGATAGGAGACATATGAAGGATTCCGAGGGAAATTGGATGTCTCCTCCACCCGAGTACAAACCCATAGTTGCTCAAG ATGGAACTGTGCACAACTTAAACCAGTTCATTGAAATGTCAACTAAAGATGTTTTGGAAGACGTCGGAGAAGACTCGGTCAATGCAGTTTTTACTAAACAATTGGGTGTGCTGGTGGGTGAGAGCCAGCTGGAACAGTTCTTTTCTTGCATTTCAAGTTAG
- the LOC110912561 gene encoding protein N-terminal glutamine amidohydrolase isoform X1 has product MMASASSDVSQFHHTPSYCEENVYLLCKKLCADGVVDASDLFVVFISNEHKHIPLWHQKASHRADGIILWDYHVICVQKKRKQAKSVDLVWDLDSTLSFPSTLASYVSDGIRPSFELFSEFQRVFRIVHAPLFLRYFASDRRHMKDSEGNWMSPPPEYKPIVAQDGTVHNLNQFIEMSTKDVLEDVGEDSVNAVFTKQLGVLVGESQLEQFFSCISS; this is encoded by the exons ATGATGGCTTCTGCTTCCTCCGATGTTTCTCAATTTCATCACACACCTTCTTACTG TGAAGAGAATGTGTATTTGCTCTGCAAGAAATTGTGTGCAGACGGAGTAGTTGATGCCTCTGATCTCTTCGTCGTCTTCATCTCCAATGAGCATaaacat ATCCCATTGTGGCATCAGAAAGCCAGCCATAGAGCCGATGGGATCATTCTCTGGGATTACCATGTTATTTGCGTTCAG AAGAAAAGAAAACAAGCAAAGTCTGTGGATCTAGTATGGGATTTGGATTCAACTCTCTCGTTTCCATCAACTCTAGCATCCTATGTATCGGATGGTATCCGGCCCTCATTTGAGCTCTTCTCTGAATTTCAAAG GGTCTTTCGTATAGTGCATGCTCCATTGTTTCTCCGTTATTTTGCCTCCGATAGGAGACATATGAAGGATTCCGAGGGAAATTGGATGTCTCCTCCACCCGAGTACAAACCCATAGTTGCTCAAG ATGGAACTGTGCACAACTTAAACCAGTTCATTGAAATGTCAACTAAAGATGTTTTGGAAGACGTCGGAGAAGACTCGGTCAATGCAGTTTTTACTAAACAATTGGGTGTGCTGGTGGGTGAGAGCCAGCTGGAACAGTTCTTTTCTTGCATTTCAAGTTAG
- the LOC110912561 gene encoding protein N-terminal glutamine amidohydrolase isoform X3, translating into MPLISSSSSSPMSINMYIPLWHQKASHRADGIILWDYHVICVQKKRKQAKSVDLVWDLDSTLSFPSTLASYVSDGIRPSFELFSEFQRVFRIVHAPLFLRYFASDRRHMKDSEGNWMSPPPEYKPIVAQDGTVHNLNQFIEMSTKDVLEDVGEDSVNAVFTKQLGVLVGESQLEQFFSCISS; encoded by the exons ATGCCTCTGATCTCTTCGTCGTCTTCATCTCCAATGAGCATaaacatgtat ATCCCATTGTGGCATCAGAAAGCCAGCCATAGAGCCGATGGGATCATTCTCTGGGATTACCATGTTATTTGCGTTCAG AAGAAAAGAAAACAAGCAAAGTCTGTGGATCTAGTATGGGATTTGGATTCAACTCTCTCGTTTCCATCAACTCTAGCATCCTATGTATCGGATGGTATCCGGCCCTCATTTGAGCTCTTCTCTGAATTTCAAAG GGTCTTTCGTATAGTGCATGCTCCATTGTTTCTCCGTTATTTTGCCTCCGATAGGAGACATATGAAGGATTCCGAGGGAAATTGGATGTCTCCTCCACCCGAGTACAAACCCATAGTTGCTCAAG ATGGAACTGTGCACAACTTAAACCAGTTCATTGAAATGTCAACTAAAGATGTTTTGGAAGACGTCGGAGAAGACTCGGTCAATGCAGTTTTTACTAAACAATTGGGTGTGCTGGTGGGTGAGAGCCAGCTGGAACAGTTCTTTTCTTGCATTTCAAGTTAG